One Streptomyces sp. NBC_01217 genomic region harbors:
- a CDS encoding DUF6349 family protein has protein sequence MAGQAWHIQPGHPGGAYCDLGHELDPPAHHAPTLLSRSRPTGRRGDEQEFRGGCLTCDWEGPVHRGSGYGDGDNEAVEDAHDHAFPGWRTLPPITTVEDRWAVPQSRSRWAQLTGQYPAGWIDQGAPVLAWSRYLREAHAPPHAGRPHYELRIARPPSSRGKHPTDQGALF, from the coding sequence GTGGCGGGACAGGCATGGCATATCCAGCCCGGACACCCCGGCGGCGCGTACTGCGACCTCGGCCACGAGCTGGACCCGCCCGCACACCACGCCCCGACCCTGCTCTCCCGCAGCCGGCCGACCGGCCGCCGGGGGGACGAGCAGGAGTTCCGGGGCGGATGCCTCACCTGCGACTGGGAAGGTCCCGTCCACCGTGGCAGCGGATACGGCGACGGCGACAACGAGGCAGTGGAAGACGCCCACGACCACGCGTTCCCCGGCTGGCGGACACTGCCGCCGATCACCACAGTCGAGGACCGATGGGCCGTTCCGCAGAGCCGGAGCCGCTGGGCTCAGCTCACCGGCCAGTACCCGGCGGGCTGGATCGACCAGGGCGCCCCCGTCCTGGCCTGGAGCCGGTACCTCCGTGAAGCCCACGCTCCACCGCACGCGGGGCGCCCCCACTACGAACTCCGCATCGCCCGCCCACCGAGCAGCCGGGGCAAACACCCCACAGATCAGGGGGCCCTCTTCTGA
- a CDS encoding DUF6181 family protein, which yields MDETTEDRSTTRTPSRRGAATPSRDGVHRLSVPLNPRLSATELIRALLAAPVETGLSTLHPVQIRSLIADVLTQHGYDVLDRSPYYPELDRHQDARRAVRRAYGSRFLDAPDEQAVLADPLREVLAAAGGGTS from the coding sequence ATGGACGAGACGACAGAAGACCGCAGCACCACCAGGACGCCGAGCCGCCGAGGAGCCGCCACCCCCAGCCGGGACGGAGTCCACCGGCTCAGCGTGCCCCTCAACCCCCGGCTCAGTGCGACCGAGTTGATCCGCGCACTCCTCGCGGCGCCGGTGGAGACCGGCCTCTCCACTCTCCACCCCGTACAGATCCGGTCGCTCATCGCCGACGTGCTCACCCAGCACGGCTATGACGTGCTCGACCGATCGCCGTACTACCCGGAGCTCGACCGCCACCAGGACGCCCGCCGCGCGGTGCGCCGCGCGTACGGGTCGCGGTTCCTCGACGCTCCCGACGAACAGGCCGTGCTCGCTGACCCTCTCCGCGAAGTGCTCGCCGCCGCCGGAGGTGGGACGTCGTGA
- a CDS encoding DUF3560 domain-containing protein, with protein MTIDNADRRSFSEAEREREEKAEGRAERFGGYADTAARNSEAAWKSSHEISERFAGGQPILIGHHSEGRARRDHARMDNAMRKSIGERDRADHWTGRAQAAANYERFKKDPGRTLRRLDKLRADLRAVEKWQRGESAKGYSRNPNDPELTIRHEELTEEIEHWQQIIKDAEAEGVKVWSKADFTRGDFVLYRSTWYEVLRVNPKSVTIPHIHNGTGKRIVRATGNRHDDWTWTAPYDDVSGRKSAVEMQQPPQAEAAENQEQAEQSPPIKEPVPAAKTCPMCHSSQWHAEVRRCAHCHHAPEGRPIPASAPAAGADRREGMVLVLIASKNSRRSRKRALWAMTRREAQAVCGDPRTSGRSYMLTWTDRPGTEGADWEWVPDNGSLDLVLSDLGVTPRRDWTAAPQAPPRPRNHAPARPGGRARRAGPSHQNRAPP; from the coding sequence TTGACCATCGACAACGCCGACCGCCGCTCGTTCTCCGAAGCGGAGAGGGAGCGGGAAGAGAAGGCCGAAGGCCGGGCGGAGAGGTTCGGCGGATACGCCGACACCGCCGCCCGGAACTCCGAGGCCGCGTGGAAGTCGAGCCACGAGATATCCGAGCGGTTCGCCGGTGGCCAACCCATCCTCATCGGACACCACTCCGAGGGCCGCGCTCGCCGCGATCACGCGCGGATGGACAACGCGATGCGCAAGAGCATCGGTGAGCGCGACCGTGCCGACCACTGGACCGGCCGGGCGCAGGCCGCCGCCAACTACGAGCGGTTCAAGAAGGACCCCGGCCGCACACTTCGCCGTCTCGACAAGCTGCGGGCCGACCTCCGTGCCGTCGAGAAGTGGCAGCGCGGCGAGTCCGCCAAGGGCTACTCCCGCAACCCCAACGACCCCGAGCTGACGATCCGGCACGAGGAACTGACCGAAGAGATCGAGCACTGGCAGCAGATCATCAAGGACGCCGAGGCCGAAGGCGTCAAGGTCTGGTCGAAGGCCGACTTCACCCGCGGGGACTTCGTTCTCTACCGCAGCACCTGGTACGAGGTCCTGCGGGTCAACCCGAAGTCGGTGACCATCCCGCACATCCACAACGGCACCGGCAAGCGCATCGTCCGCGCCACGGGCAACCGGCACGACGACTGGACCTGGACCGCCCCCTACGACGACGTATCCGGGCGCAAGAGCGCCGTCGAGATGCAGCAGCCGCCCCAGGCCGAGGCCGCCGAAAACCAGGAGCAGGCCGAGCAGTCCCCGCCGATCAAGGAGCCGGTACCAGCGGCCAAGACGTGCCCCATGTGCCACTCCAGCCAGTGGCACGCGGAAGTACGCCGCTGCGCTCATTGCCACCACGCCCCCGAAGGGAGGCCGATCCCCGCGTCGGCCCCCGCCGCCGGGGCGGACCGGCGGGAGGGCATGGTGCTGGTGCTCATCGCCTCGAAGAACTCCCGCCGCTCCCGCAAGCGCGCTCTGTGGGCGATGACCCGCCGCGAGGCACAGGCCGTGTGCGGCGACCCCCGGACCTCCGGCCGCTCCTACATGCTCACCTGGACCGACCGGCCCGGCACCGAAGGCGCCGACTGGGAATGGGTGCCCGACAACGGGAGTCTCGACCTGGTCCTTTCGGACCTGGGCGTCACCCCGCGCCGTGATTGGACCGCCGCCCCGCAGGCCCCGCCGAGGCCGCGTAACCACGCCCCCGCCCGCCCCGGCGGCCGAGCGCGCCGGGCGGGCCCCTCTCACCAGAACAGGGCACCACCATGA
- a CDS encoding DUF6211 family protein, giving the protein MLCDRHPDCPRPGDIAQLKGGNSIGADPTDTFVIVEDFPPTGRHLVLNLPADHPGRADWAAAVPLADIATLTRLEPAGSRTWAPAPDPDDIQ; this is encoded by the coding sequence ATGCTATGTGACCGACACCCCGACTGTCCCCGGCCCGGCGACATCGCCCAGCTCAAGGGGGGTAACAGCATCGGCGCTGATCCCACCGACACCTTCGTCATCGTCGAGGACTTCCCCCCGACCGGCCGACACCTCGTGCTCAACCTGCCCGCCGACCACCCCGGCCGCGCCGACTGGGCCGCCGCCGTTCCTCTCGCCGACATAGCCACCCTCACCCGGCTCGAACCGGCGGGCAGCCGTACGTGGGCGCCGGCCCCAGACCCGGACGACATCCAGTGA
- a CDS encoding cupin domain-containing protein gives MSYPEPRYLDEKGQASALFRPAPPQPDTGSGGTDISYVAKRENTNGEFGLYKIDMAPKTMGAREHFHRTISESFYVLSGEVRLYNGERWVTGGEGDFLYVPPGGLHAFQNDSDDPVSFLLLFTPGASREEYFEKVEEYSQRSREELKAFRIRHDQYNTTDMLDD, from the coding sequence ATGTCCTACCCAGAGCCCCGCTACCTCGACGAAAAGGGCCAGGCCAGCGCACTGTTCCGACCTGCACCCCCGCAGCCCGACACCGGCTCGGGCGGCACCGACATCAGCTATGTGGCCAAGCGGGAGAACACCAACGGCGAGTTCGGCCTGTACAAGATCGACATGGCGCCGAAGACCATGGGCGCAAGGGAACACTTCCACCGTACGATCTCCGAATCCTTCTACGTCCTGTCCGGCGAGGTCCGGCTCTACAACGGCGAACGCTGGGTCACAGGAGGCGAGGGAGACTTCCTCTACGTACCGCCCGGCGGGCTCCACGCCTTCCAGAACGACAGCGACGACCCGGTGTCGTTTCTGCTGCTCTTCACACCGGGAGCTTCCAGGGAGGAGTACTTCGAGAAGGTGGAGGAGTACTCACAGCGCAGCCGCGAAGAGTTGAAAGCCTTCCGGATCAGGCACGACCAGTACAACACCACCGACATGCTCGACGACTAG
- a CDS encoding RidA family protein, whose product MPVQAKRFGFGMPWESLYGYSQAIQAGDVVYVSGQVSHDRDGNFVGAGDFELQVKTTLANLDLVLKHFGAERSQIVESTVLVRNLRENFDTTARLHAEYFGEHRPTSTVMGVSDLALPDQLVEIGALVRLDVKP is encoded by the coding sequence ATGCCTGTTCAGGCGAAGAGATTCGGTTTTGGTATGCCGTGGGAGTCGCTCTACGGATACAGCCAGGCAATCCAGGCCGGTGACGTGGTGTACGTGTCTGGGCAGGTGTCCCATGACCGTGACGGCAACTTCGTGGGTGCCGGCGACTTCGAGCTCCAGGTCAAGACCACGCTGGCCAATCTGGACCTGGTGCTGAAGCACTTCGGGGCCGAGCGCAGCCAAATCGTGGAGAGCACGGTGCTGGTGAGGAACCTGCGGGAGAACTTCGACACGACGGCACGCCTGCACGCCGAGTACTTCGGGGAGCACCGGCCCACCAGCACGGTCATGGGTGTCTCTGACCTGGCGCTACCGGACCAGTTGGTGGAGATCGGCGCGCTCGTGCGTCTCGACGTGAAGCCATAG
- a CDS encoding CehA/McbA family metallohydrolase: MAGRGHGWYRGDCHVHSVASDGGELTPGQLAASARVLGLDFLATTEHKSADTHGAWGQHVGDDLLVILGEEVTTRSGHWLALGLPPGQVVDWRYGVRDGMVGRYLDQVHRADGLCVAAHPHAPYASGTFMYPYQGFDVVEVWNGPWSSDLPWQADNEVALAEWGRSLAADIHQGQWRPAMGNSDTHLEDQLGVPHTVVLAEELSTYAVLAGIRAGRSWVAESAAVELSFTVSAGGHSAGIGERLKAGDEPALVRVGVRGVPSGIVTFHTEQGRVHRASLPDSGSGVVEWRTSADESAFVRVEVRHPIGQMAALSNPIVLT, encoded by the coding sequence ATGGCTGGTCGGGGGCATGGCTGGTACCGGGGTGACTGTCACGTGCATTCGGTTGCGTCAGACGGTGGCGAGCTGACGCCGGGGCAGCTTGCGGCCAGTGCCCGTGTGCTGGGGTTGGATTTCCTAGCGACCACAGAGCACAAGTCTGCAGATACTCATGGCGCCTGGGGCCAGCACGTGGGCGACGATCTGCTGGTGATTCTGGGTGAAGAGGTCACGACCCGGAGTGGGCACTGGCTTGCGCTCGGTCTCCCCCCAGGGCAGGTGGTCGACTGGCGGTATGGCGTTCGGGACGGGATGGTGGGCCGGTATCTGGATCAGGTCCATCGGGCCGATGGGCTGTGTGTGGCGGCTCATCCACACGCGCCCTACGCCTCGGGCACGTTCATGTATCCGTACCAGGGGTTCGACGTTGTTGAGGTGTGGAACGGGCCGTGGAGCTCTGACTTGCCCTGGCAGGCCGACAACGAGGTAGCCCTGGCCGAATGGGGTCGCAGCCTAGCTGCGGACATCCACCAAGGGCAGTGGCGGCCTGCGATGGGTAACAGTGACACTCATTTGGAGGACCAGCTAGGTGTCCCCCATACCGTCGTACTGGCCGAGGAGCTGAGTACTTATGCGGTCCTGGCTGGCATCCGTGCTGGTCGGAGCTGGGTCGCCGAATCCGCCGCAGTTGAGCTGTCGTTCACAGTCTCTGCTGGTGGTCACAGCGCCGGGATCGGTGAGCGATTGAAGGCCGGTGACGAGCCGGCCTTGGTGCGCGTAGGAGTACGAGGTGTGCCCTCCGGCATTGTCACCTTCCACACAGAGCAAGGAAGGGTGCACCGCGCGTCCTTGCCCGACTCGGGATCCGGCGTTGTGGAGTGGCGCACCAGCGCGGACGAGTCGGCGTTCGTCCGTGTTGAGGTACGCCATCCCATAGGGCAGATGGCGGCTCTGAGTAACCCGATCGTTTTGACCTGA
- a CDS encoding DUF6262 family protein, whose protein sequence is MNSAKCLTDARRQDSERRRTMVMSAIDHLTTHGAEITVSAVSRAAGVHRSLIYRHPDLHAAVTARAATAPLPGTVTGPSASKQSLLADIANLTDRIRRQDTHIRHLEQRLTEALGEQVWQQAGLGGPPDHGALQKHVNQLEQHIAELRQQLADRDDDLDAARATNRQLMASFNISKGQP, encoded by the coding sequence ATGAACAGCGCAAAGTGCCTCACCGACGCCCGGCGCCAGGACAGCGAACGCCGCCGCACCATGGTCATGTCCGCAATCGACCACCTCACCACCCACGGCGCGGAGATCACCGTCTCCGCTGTCTCACGGGCCGCCGGAGTGCACCGCAGTCTCATCTACCGGCACCCGGACCTGCACGCCGCCGTCACTGCACGCGCTGCCACCGCACCACTGCCGGGCACCGTCACCGGTCCCAGCGCGAGCAAGCAGTCCCTCCTCGCCGACATCGCGAACCTCACCGACCGCATCCGCCGCCAGGACACCCACATCCGCCACCTCGAACAGCGTCTCACCGAAGCCCTCGGCGAGCAGGTCTGGCAACAAGCCGGCCTCGGCGGACCTCCCGATCATGGCGCCTTGCAGAAACACGTCAACCAGCTCGAACAGCACATCGCCGAGCTACGGCAACAACTCGCCGACCGCGACGACGACCTCGACGCCGCCCGCGCCACGAACCGACAACTCATGGCCAGCTTCAACATCTCGAAGGGCCAACCTTGA
- a CDS encoding IS5 family transposase yields MYGNAADHPARKPHYPSDMSDEEWAAVRPLLPVPAWLEGRGGQPEGYCHRQMLDAIRYLVAGGISWRSMPVDFPAWARVYAFFRRWRANGLIAEFHDRLRENVRKREGREAQPSAGIIDAQSVKAAASVPAASRGYDGGKQVNGRKRHVITDCLGLILVVAVTAANMGDREAALPLLARLRDLHRDITLVWADGGYTGGLIDWCREKLALTLEIVKRTDDMEGFVVLPRRWVVERTLSWLMHSRRLARDYETLPATSEAMILVSMITRMGRRLARPRAAVPH; encoded by the coding sequence GTGTACGGCAACGCGGCCGATCACCCCGCCCGGAAGCCGCACTACCCGTCGGACATGTCGGACGAGGAGTGGGCGGCGGTCCGTCCTCTCCTCCCGGTCCCGGCCTGGTTGGAGGGCCGGGGCGGGCAGCCTGAGGGCTACTGCCACCGTCAGATGCTGGATGCGATCCGCTACCTCGTCGCGGGCGGGATCTCCTGGCGGTCGATGCCGGTGGACTTCCCCGCCTGGGCCCGGGTCTATGCCTTCTTCCGCCGCTGGCGCGCGAACGGGCTGATCGCCGAGTTCCATGACCGGCTGCGGGAGAACGTTCGAAAGCGGGAAGGTCGCGAGGCGCAACCCAGCGCGGGGATCATCGACGCGCAGTCGGTGAAGGCGGCTGCCTCGGTGCCCGCCGCCTCGCGCGGCTACGACGGAGGTAAGCAGGTCAACGGGCGGAAGCGCCACGTGATCACAGATTGTCTCGGTCTGATCCTAGTCGTCGCGGTGACCGCCGCGAACATGGGCGACCGCGAGGCAGCCCTCCCCTTGCTGGCCCGGCTGCGGGACCTGCACCGGGACATCACCCTGGTCTGGGCCGACGGCGGCTACACCGGCGGCCTGATCGACTGGTGCCGGGAGAAGCTCGCGCTCACCCTCGAGATCGTTAAACGTACCGACGACATGGAGGGGTTCGTGGTGCTACCGCGACGGTGGGTGGTAGAGAGGACGCTGAGCTGGTTGATGCATTCGAGGCGTCTGGCCAGGGACTACGAGACCCTGCCCGCGACCAGCGAAGCGATGATCCTGGTCTCGATGATCACGCGGATGGGGCGCCGGCTGGCCCGGCCACGAGCCGCCGTCCCGCACTGA
- a CDS encoding DUF6197 family protein, whose product MPIRYSPESVVIADTSAGILEWAARHIEHVGLHLGPRLFAGPGRTATLPCWPRGALEVAAGHGRGAAGRTYDWDRIDRARDQAFAILAETLTGHPVDADEPAAKALHGKVIDRWSAEPGRTAADVARAFRTAAARAEHALF is encoded by the coding sequence ATGCCGATCCGCTACAGCCCCGAAAGCGTCGTCATCGCGGACACCTCGGCCGGAATCCTGGAATGGGCCGCCCGCCACATCGAACACGTCGGGCTCCACCTGGGCCCGCGCCTGTTCGCCGGTCCCGGCCGTACGGCCACGCTGCCGTGCTGGCCGCGCGGCGCCCTCGAAGTCGCCGCCGGCCACGGGCGGGGAGCCGCCGGCCGGACGTACGACTGGGACCGCATCGACCGTGCCCGCGACCAGGCGTTCGCCATCCTCGCGGAAACCCTCACAGGTCACCCCGTCGACGCCGACGAGCCCGCCGCCAAGGCCCTGCACGGCAAGGTCATCGACCGATGGAGCGCCGAGCCCGGCCGCACCGCCGCCGACGTCGCCCGCGCGTTTCGCACGGCCGCTGCCCGCGCCGAACACGCCCTGTTCTGA
- a CDS encoding IS110 family transposase, with translation MDEPREELQDESVARVAAIDIAKNSGVVCMRLPNDAREGRRTQRVWTVAATTNAILELGDHLVCQGVELVVMEATGAYWRPFYYLLEGRGLRCWLVNARQVKNVPGRPKTDKLDSVWLAKLAERGMIRPSFVPSKPVRHLRDFTRTRTVFVHERTRHKQRVDKVLQDAQIKLSSVATDSLGVSGRAMMEALIAGERSPRALAGLAQGRLTAKHDALVEALTGQFEEHHARLLRILLATVDHLTAQITALDQEIAATLAALPDPRSSMSAPSPPGGASFGAGLLARLDEIPGVGPTSARVILAEIGPDMSVFPTPAHLASWAKLCPRTIQSGAKSTTGPAGKGNAWLKGALGEAASAAARTDTFLGARYRRLVKRRGHAKALVAVARSILVIVWHLIDDPEARYQELGPDWHQRHLNPQRKTRDLVRQLEHLGHQVTLAPTSTA, from the coding sequence GTGGACGAGCCGCGCGAGGAACTGCAGGACGAGTCGGTGGCCCGAGTGGCCGCGATCGACATTGCCAAGAACAGCGGCGTGGTGTGCATGCGGCTGCCAAACGACGCCCGCGAGGGAAGGCGCACTCAACGGGTGTGGACCGTCGCAGCGACCACCAACGCGATCCTGGAGCTCGGCGACCACCTGGTCTGTCAGGGCGTCGAGTTGGTGGTGATGGAGGCGACCGGGGCCTACTGGCGCCCCTTCTACTATCTGCTTGAGGGCCGGGGACTGCGGTGCTGGCTGGTGAACGCGCGCCAGGTCAAGAACGTCCCGGGCCGGCCGAAGACCGACAAGCTGGACTCGGTTTGGCTGGCCAAGCTCGCCGAGCGCGGCATGATCCGCCCCTCCTTCGTGCCGTCCAAGCCGGTGCGGCACCTGCGGGACTTCACCCGCACCCGCACCGTCTTCGTTCACGAGCGCACCCGCCACAAGCAGCGCGTCGACAAGGTCCTGCAGGATGCGCAGATCAAACTCTCGTCGGTGGCCACCGACTCACTCGGCGTCTCGGGACGGGCCATGATGGAGGCGCTGATCGCGGGAGAACGCAGCCCCCGGGCCCTGGCCGGCCTCGCTCAAGGACGGCTGACCGCCAAACACGACGCCCTGGTGGAGGCCCTGACCGGGCAGTTCGAAGAGCATCACGCCCGGCTGCTGAGGATCCTGCTGGCCACGGTCGACCACCTCACCGCGCAGATCACCGCACTCGACCAGGAGATCGCCGCGACGCTGGCGGCCCTGCCCGACCCCCGCAGTAGCATGTCGGCCCCTTCGCCGCCCGGCGGCGCGTCGTTCGGCGCCGGGCTGCTGGCCCGCCTGGACGAGATCCCTGGGGTCGGCCCGACCTCGGCGCGAGTCATCCTGGCCGAGATCGGTCCCGACATGAGCGTCTTCCCCACACCCGCTCATCTCGCCTCGTGGGCCAAGCTGTGCCCCCGCACCATCCAGTCCGGCGCCAAGAGCACCACCGGGCCCGCCGGCAAGGGGAACGCATGGCTCAAGGGCGCCCTGGGCGAAGCGGCCAGCGCCGCCGCCCGGACCGATACCTTTCTCGGTGCCCGATACCGGCGGCTGGTCAAACGGCGAGGCCACGCCAAGGCCCTGGTCGCGGTCGCACGATCCATCCTCGTCATCGTCTGGCACCTGATCGACGACCCAGAGGCCCGGTATCAGGAACTCGGCCCGGACTGGCACCAGCGACATCTCAATCCTCAGCGCAAGACCCGCGACCTCGTCCGGCAGCTCGAACACCTCGGCCACCAAGTCACCCTCGCCCCCACCAGCACGGCCTGA